The genomic interval AGAATTActtaaaatagaaaaatttatttttgaatgagttacctcatgagtgatactgaacattgtaatcatttatattttaattttatttatagagtttttaattaaactgattgatataatcataacagaatttttaatatagtttatgttttcaatagagtttaattttaatttgagtaaaaaaacatataatacataaattacatttgaattaatataaaatttaattaaattcaaaattgaattaaatgaattgatataatcaatgcaaacaataattgaagtgatcatttattgcagtaattaaatctttccttttttagaaatgacattttgacgtgaaattactatttttggcaaaaactctgcttttatatatatatagatttttttAAGAGTGTGTAGGATTTTTTATCTTcgtatttttattcaaataaaaataatatttttaacataaaaaataataattttcatgaatgacccaaataaaagatatatTTTACAAAATACAATCCGTGAAActgtttcacacaaattttttgtCATTATATTTCAAACAGAAATCATCTTCTAGATATATTACAAATAAGATGAAACAACTTTTTTATTATTCCAAAcaaattcaaaacaaaaattagTATATCAAGTCATTGTCTCATTAAACCATCACATAATTTTCCCAAGCTCTATTACATTTGGCATCAATCTGCATTCCCTTAGTTGAATAATGTTtactaattatatttatttactgataatattttatgattaaatataaaaatcataaataaataatattttttttataaataaaaactaTTTGACATCGATCAGTATTCatgagaagtgatttctttatgGTGAAATGTCATATTTCGACCGTAACAATGTGTTAATCTCATCACTGTTATATGTTTAAGCTAAATTAGAGAAAGTAATGATAAAATTTCTTTTGTTTtgtataatttatttgaattataattgtaatatttgcatatatgaattttttatttggatGAATTAGTTAATCATTTGATTTAAACACTAAAATTGAGTTTGAATGGAAATACAAAGTTAATAATAATACAACGAATTTTTTCCCTTATGAATTCATGATAAATGACATAAACTTGATCGTGAAAATAGAGTACCCAAAAAAAGAGAGAATCTCGATagtaatgtatttttatttctgTAAAATTCTTTTATTATCATGTATGAATTGAATTTGTAACACAattataataacattatatttttacgaaattataataaatcaaacaaaaatattcaattctttttcggttcttatttttaaaaattttattcaaaaagAGCTTCCAGCTTGAATTTTCAATGTCGAGTATGATCAATCGTACAAAACAGTAGGATTAATTTAATTGTTTGACATAAAGAACCAAAGATGGAAATCaaaaaatgatttaaaaaaaaatcgaaacacTAATAAAATCGACCTTTCTCTATCAATATCATTATATCAGTAAAATATATGCATTTTGTAAGTAtacatgcatgcatgcatgcatatatgttcttaactgaagaagaagaagaagattaaTTTAATTGTTTGACATAAAGAACCAAAGTTGAAGCACAAAcaatggaagaagaagaagaagaagaagaattatTGCTCAAAATTGGGAGTGAAGTGAGTTGAGTATATTATATGTCAAAGCATGCAGATATTTCTCTCCGTAATCTATTGATGTCGTCCATGCCTCAAGCTGGAAAAAAATCCTCGACGTTTGTCGGTTCCATCGCCTCCAACCTGCaccaaacacgcacatcgccGTCATCTACACCAATCAACTCAGAAAATTGGGCACCCCTAAGATTAAAGGCAGTCAAAAAGTTTACAAAAGGGGTGCGCATGCAATGTGATGATCATGCATGATAATGGCGACCACGTCATTTTCCTCTGGTGAAAATATGAACATAATGTTAGAGTAGATCAGATCAGCGGTTGCACCAGACGAAATGATGGTTTAAGCAATTCAAAGTGTGATTTGTCAAGTACTGGATACCAAGCATCATTTGAGGACGGAGAAAAAGAGGTAAAGCAAGATCATTCAATTGGATTCGATGAAATATATGATACCTCCTCTGAAATTTTCTGTAAGATTTCCGTTATTTCAGTAAAGTCAGGTCTCAAAGTAGGGTCTTGCTGCCAACATCTCTCGAGCAGTTCAGCAAGCTTTGGATGAGTGTGTGTAGGAATATTCGGACGAAGACCCTAGAAAAGAATCAATGGAATTGATCATGTTACTTAAATCATGGAGGAGAAAAGGCTTGATTTAGAATAAATACATTCAACACTATTCTCCTTTCAATTGACAAAATAATTAGACAGGATGTAAAAAGATATATGTACCTTTTGCACCACTCCAACCGCCGCTTGCAAAGGGGTTAAGTGCTCGTATGGAAGCTGACAAGTCAACAACGAATATGCTTAACTAAAAGCAAGAAATGCTGCTTTCAACATTATGTATGGCAAAACCAAACCTTTCCTGTCAGCAGTTCCCATAGAACCACCCCAAAACTGAAGACGTCGACTTTATGATCATAGGGTTTGTGTTCTATGACCTTCAAAGAGAACCAACTTGGTGAGCAAGAGCAAATAGAAAGTGCAAAAGTTCACGATTAATTAGAACCAGCGCGATAAGTAGTAGGGCATATGATGAGCCAAAAATGAATCGCATTTAAGAATAACTACAAGTTTAACACTAGCCTACATATAAAGATCCAGCAATTGAAAATTAATTACGCCGCTATAAAGTATCAAATCCACTTCAAGTGGAGATAACTGTGACACTCTCGCTATCTTCGAATAGAACTGTATAAAGCACAAGTTCTGAGTTATTATAAAAGGGCACACCTCAGGAGCCATCCACCGATATGTCCCAGTTTCAGCAGTCATCACACCAGTTTCGGCTTTCACTCTGGCCACGCCAAAATCACCAACCTTAACTACCTGCACACAAAGTTCATCTTGAGACCCTTCAAAGGAAACTCATAATTTGGATAATGCATGATGATGCACATATGGTTTCTTGTTCGAAAATATGGCCCAAATATCCAGAAATTCACCATGAGATGCCACACACACAAACAACTTTTAGTTCCAACCAAAGAAGCAAAATGTTTATATGCACTCTTATCCATGCAACTAATATcaagtttaaattattttagctTATCAATGTGAGTACATCAACAGAAAACAGATGCTAAATTCATATACTTAATATAAGAGGGGGAAGTCAGCTGCAATTTTATCATAAGTTAGGATGAGTCCGCAATTTGAAATATTAGATGTCATGCAATGCGATGAAGTAACTACAAAGATTTAACAACATGAAGCTACTCATGCATTTGATGCACTTAATTCTTACTTCATTTTCATCCATCAGAAGATTGGCAGCCTTTAAGTCCCTGTGGATTATATTGTTTTGATGCAAATAGTTCATTCCCCTTGATACATCAACAGCCACTTTGAGCAAAGATGGAAGCTTAAAGGTACCCTTTTGCTTGTGTAAATAATCATACACGCTTCCCCCAGACATGTATTCTGCAATTCAAGAAGTGCAAAACTTAAAACCAAGCTTACTGTAACAGTGACCGGGAAAAAATTCAACAGTTCAAATTTATTCACATGCTAAAGTAATCCGAGATGTGCATTTCAGAATGCATAGGCACTACAAGTTATACCTGTCACGATACAGAGATTTGGAGGTCTAGTGCACGCTCCTAAGAACTGAACAACATTTTTGTGTCGAACCTTTCTGCAAGTAACACGTTTCTGATCAATAGGGATACAAGGTTTTTAGATAGAATAATCACTTCAACAGATGTCAACAGCGGGGATAAAagctgaaaaaataaaattatcccACTATACGTGGATGATCAATGAATTCATAGAAGTGATGCAACAAACCTCATTATGTATACTTCTTGGGCAAACTCTTTCTGCAGTTCTGCATTCAAGCGCTCTGCCTTGAGAATTTTGATTGCTACTTCCTGACTGCAGTAAGTACCTTTATATCTGAAACAATGAACTCTTTTACACAAAGAACACTTAACACCAAGCATAAACTTCAAGGCAGCATCCATTACACATACAAATCACCGTATGATCCCGATGCTACTTTGTACTCGAATTTCAAAAAATTTGGGTCCATTTCCCAAACATCAGTGCCATCACTGGGTATTTCCAAACGAACGGATTCACACTTTATCTCTACATGCTCATGCTCACTAAGAGGAGATAGAGAACGTTGATGTGGATGTGGACGCGGCCGAGAAGTTTTCTGCATGACAAACTATTATCAAAATTGTTTCCCAACAGTGACACcttgatttaaaaatatcaacAGATATCTTCGAAGGAACCATAGTCAGAAATGAGGAACACGACAGtgatattttcaaaaccacaagCTATAGGTAGTTGCCTCAGCATTATATTGGGACAATTGTGAATAACATTCCCAAATAAAAATGACGCGTGAGTAATCCAATAATAAAGCATGCAGATTTAGCCTTACAAAATGCAATCCACGTGAATTCAAGAAAGTCGGTCATCCGAAGATCAAAAAAAATACCTCAATTTTCAGAAATTCTTCTTCCAGTGCAGTTTGAAGTTGCTCAACCTCCTgaaattgttttaaaaataatttaatcccACCGGAATTAAATGAAGAACGAGAACCGCGTATATTTTCATACAGTTGCTAGAATGCACGACAGTATTGTGATGCGGCATGACATAAAACTTCAGATCATTCTTGAAGTTACATTCACCAAAAATGAAGCCACTCTAGACAACACAAATGATAGTTTAGAAAAAGATTGATATACCTCAAATGGCCAACCATCGACAACAAAAACATCTAGAGAGTAGCCATCCACGGTTGAAAAAGCATGTGCTTCCTGGATGTTCAACCCGACTTCAGCTAATAAGGAAGTCAACTGCAAGGTAAAATCTCAAAGGTTCGGTACATAGCAAAAACTTGTCCTTCTACCATGTTTACCGAAGATCACAAGGCTTATGTCTTCGTAGACTGAAATGGGATGTTGAAAAATTTCTTCCaaacatttttcatttaaaaaaaatgcaccAATAAATCCATCTAAATTTGGCCATGAAGATAGAAGGCAAGATTTCCATAATCCTATAACAATCAAGTGGAGAAGCAGGATTCTGCAAGAATTAAATCAGTAGGTGTTCACGAGTCTGGTACTGTATCAGTGTGCAAGCACATAAATAACCTGACTGAGGAGTTTTGGCTTGTCAACTGTTGAGAAAGTAATTTCATGCATGGGCCTGCATAATATTCAATCATCAGAAGATGTGAGGATTATATAACATAAAGCACAGTGTATATGACAGTTTTGTGAAACAGAAAATCATGCATGGAACTGCATGATCTTCAATTATCAATAGATGTGAGAATTATGTCAAATAATGCAAAGTATGCACAATAGTTCATTGAAACACTAAAAGCTCTTgcccccaaaaaaaaaagaaaaaaagaaaaaaagaaccGTAAAACCTCTTCCATTCAATAATTGTCAGGTTAAGAACATTACATAGGTTCATGTATCATTGTATCAGAAGACTTTAGAGGTTTGAAAAATGTTAACTTTTTCGCTGAAAGTATGCATCAAAAGAATGAGGTAAGAATCCCCTTTAAATCGACTATAATTTCTCCAGACTTAAATTACTGGAACGAATTTGACAAAATTGATTATTTTTTGTGGCACAAACATGAGAAGTTCAGGTGTCCCAGTACTTGAAACGTTTTGTTGTAAGAAGTTAAAGGGTTGAGCATatcaaacaaaaacaaaatcaaaacTTTACCATCCATTAGATTATACCTTAGACACTTTACACCAGTATTTACAGCTCTGTTCCCATCTTGATCTTCTGAACTGCTTGCTTCCAGTGCAAGTAATTCAAGATTAGGACAAGAGCCAAAGGCAGGTGGTGGATGGATGCTGACAAAAAAATGGAGTACAGGTTTCAGCATATCTAATGAAAAACAAAACATTTAGGGGTTACAAACGCCggtattttgattattttaaaattatgaagAGCCAAGATGTTTAAGGAAAGCACCATAATGTTGCAACTATTAATTTACTAGTAACCATGGAATAGTTAAGTGCTTCAATACCTTCCGTATTGTGGCTGGCGTGAATGGATCGAATCTTCTGAATTCCCATCAGAGACTGGTAAAACCTATATTGACAATCATTTATGGcaataaaaataaagtaaaacCAAGAGAGAGATATTCAATGAGAGTGATATAACAGTTAGAATTGATCTACTCCTGATAACATCCATTTAAGAACCTTCAAATAACAAAATAAAGTTTTACCAGTAGACCGATCGCTGGAAGAGAACACGAACAGCAAGAATTAAAATGTCACGCTCTTTTCAGACAAACAATTAGGAAACCAAATAAGTACATGATTTGTAGGAagattcataatttaacgtaCTGAATGAAGTAGAATACAAATTCAACTGATCTGAATGCTTGAGAAAAAGATATCTgatttcttaaaatcttggtTGAAAAAAGGGAAAAGAACACACTAATTATTAGAATAAGTTGCTAGTGTTTTGCATACATTAATGCAAATTAGAGATGTGAAAAATCCGAGTATCCTTCTCCTTCCAGAACCCATCTCACCTACAGCTGAAGTATTACTTACCGAGACCTAAGTAGCCTTATACGAGCAAGCTCAGCTGTTTCATTAATTTGCAATGGCTTATAGCTAAAGGTTTGAACTATCAGTACCTTTATAAGCTGGTGATAGATAGGGTTTCGCATAAAAATATCAAGATATACCACAGAATAAATCCAGAAATAAGAAGAGGAAAGTCAAATAATTAGTCTAACTAAGGCTCGAGGTCGGGTATCATCTAATATTAAGAACTATTCACCTGCACAAGTCGTACTTCAAATGCGGGCCTATTAGCAGGATCACGAGCCAGATCCAGTAACCTCTTGTGAGTGAGAACATCTTCTGCCCTTTCCACATTCACATCCATCGCATACCTTCAAGTATCGGAATCGTCGATCAGCAGTCATTACGTGTTATGCACAGAGAAAGATAAAGAGCTGTTCTTTTCAACTTGCATGGTTTAAAAAACATGAAACTTTAATGGATTCGCTACCTACAACGACAGTAGATCGCGAAGTGCCTTTATCATCGAGATTTAGTATATAAATAAACAGAAAATCTCTGCCTACAAAAAGATCGACGCGAATCATATGGAATGCAAAGTTAACCTGGCGGGAAGGCGGTTGAAATGCTCCCATATATGATCATCGAAAGCTGGCTCCTGAGCCTCCGGATGGTCGACTTCTTTAAGCCGGCGCAGGACATTATTGTACACCTCCAACTTCTTCTGCTGTGGCCCGGTCTTCCTTGGAGCCGATTCCACCACCTTACTGCCGCAGCTGTCGTTAAGTTC from Primulina eburnea isolate SZY01 chromosome 17, ASM2296580v1, whole genome shotgun sequence carries:
- the LOC140818060 gene encoding serine/threonine-protein kinase STY46-like isoform X2, whose translation is MVMELNDSCGSKVVESAPRKTGPQQKKLEVYNNVLRRLKEVDHPEAQEPAFDDHIWEHFNRLPARYAMDVNVERAEDVLTHKRLLDLARDPANRPAFEVRLVQLIKVLIVQTFSYKPLQINETAELARIRLLRSRFYQSLMGIQKIRSIHASHNTEDMLKPVLHFFVSIHPPPAFGSCPNLELLALEASSSEDQDGNRAVNTGVKCLRPMHEITFSTVDKPKLLSQLTSLLAEVGLNIQEAHAFSTVDGYSLDVFVVDGWPFEEVEQLQTALEEEFLKIEKTSRPRPHPHQRSLSPLSEHEHVEIKCESVRLEIPSDGTDVWEMDPNFLKFEYKVASGSYGDLYKGTYCSQEVAIKILKAERLNAELQKEFAQEVYIMRKVRHKNVVQFLGACTRPPNLCIVTEYMSGGSVYDYLHKQKGTFKLPSLLKVAVDVSRGMNYLHQNNIIHRDLKAANLLMDENEVVKVGDFGVARVKAETGVMTAETGTYRWMAPEVIEHKPYDHKVDVFSFGVVLWELLTGKLPYEHLTPLQAAVGVVQKGLRPNIPTHTHPKLAELLERCWQQDPTLRPDFTEITEILQKISEEVGGDGTDKRRGFFSSLRHGRHQ
- the LOC140818060 gene encoding serine/threonine-protein kinase STY46-like isoform X6 gives rise to the protein MVMELNDSCGSKVVESAPRKTGPQQKKLEVYNNVLRRLKEVDHPEAQEPAFDDHIWEHFNRLPARYAMDVNVERAEDVLTHKRLLDLARDPANRPAFEVRLVQVLPVSDGNSEDSIHSRQPQYGSIHPPPAFGSCPNLELLALEASSSEDQDGNRAVNTGVKCLRPMHEITFSTVDKPKLLSQLTSLLAEVGLNIQEAHAFSTVDGYSLDVFVVDGWPFEEVEQLQTALEEEFLKIEKTSRPRPHPHQRSLSPLSEHEHVEIKCESVRLEIPSDGTDVWEMDPNFLKFEYKVASGSYGDLYKGTYCSQEVAIKILKAERLNAELQKEFAQEVYIMRKVRHKNVVQFLGACTRPPNLCIVTEYMSGGSVYDYLHKQKGTFKLPSLLKVAVDVSRGMNYLHQNNIIHRDLKAANLLMDENEVVKVGDFGVARVKAETGVMTAETGTYRWMAPEVIEHKPYDHKVDVFSFGVVLWELLTGKLPYEHLTPLQAAVGVVQKGLRPNIPTHTHPKLAELLERCWQQDPTLRPDFTEITEILQKISEEVGGDGTDKRRGFFSSLRHGRHQ
- the LOC140818060 gene encoding serine/threonine-protein kinase STY46-like isoform X7, whose translation is MWKGQKMFSLTRGYWIWLVILLIGPHLKYDLCRFYQSLMGIQKIRSIHASHNTEDMLKPVLHFFVSIHPPPAFGSCPNLELLALEASSSEDQDGNRAVNTGVKCLRPMHEITFSTVDKPKLLSQLTSLLAEVGLNIQEAHAFSTVDGYSLDVFVVDGWPFEEVEQLQTALEEEFLKIEFVMQKTSRPRPHPHQRSLSPLSEHEHVEIKCESVRLEIPSDGTDVWEMDPNFLKFEYKVASGSYGDLYKGTYCSQEVAIKILKAERLNAELQKEFAQEVYIMRKVRHKNVVQFLGACTRPPNLCIVTEYMSGGSVYDYLHKQKGTFKLPSLLKVAVDVSRGMNYLHQNNIIHRDLKAANLLMDENEVVKVGDFGVARVKAETGVMTAETGTYRWMAPEVIEHKPYDHKVDVFSFGVVLWELLTGKLPYEHLTPLQAAVGVVQKGLRPNIPTHTHPKLAELLERCWQQDPTLRPDFTEITEILQKISEEVGGDGTDKRRGFFSSLRHGRHQ
- the LOC140818060 gene encoding serine/threonine-protein kinase STY46-like isoform X4, encoding MVMELNDSCGSKVVESAPRKTGPQQKKLEVYNNVLRRLKEVDHPEAQEPAFDDHIWEHFNRLPARYAMDVNVERAEDVLTHKRLLDLARDPANRPAFEVRLVQLIKVLIVQTFSYKPLQINETAELARIRLLRSRFYQSLMGIQKIRSIHASHNTEDMLKPVLHFFVSIHPPPAFGSCPNLELLALEASSSEDQDGNRAVNTGVKCLRPMHEITFSTVDKPKLLSQEAHAFSTVDGYSLDVFVVDGWPFEEVEQLQTALEEEFLKIEKTSRPRPHPHQRSLSPLSEHEHVEIKCESVRLEIPSDGTDVWEMDPNFLKFEYKVASGSYGDLYKGTYCSQEVAIKILKAERLNAELQKEFAQEVYIMRKVRHKNVVQFLGACTRPPNLCIVTEYMSGGSVYDYLHKQKGTFKLPSLLKVAVDVSRGMNYLHQNNIIHRDLKAANLLMDENEVVKVGDFGVARVKAETGVMTAETGTYRWMAPEVIEHKPYDHKVDVFSFGVVLWELLTGKLPYEHLTPLQAAVGVVQKGLRPNIPTHTHPKLAELLERCWQQDPTLRPDFTEITEILQKISEEVGGDGTDKRRGFFSSLRHGRHQ
- the LOC140818060 gene encoding serine/threonine-protein kinase STY46-like isoform X3, with product MVMELNDSCGSKVVESAPRKTGPQQKKLEVYNNVLRRLKEVDHPEAQEPAFDDHIWEHFNRLPARYAMDVNVERAEDVLTHKRLLDLARDPANRPAFEVRLVQLIKVLIVQTFSYKPLQINETAELARIRLLRSRFYQSLMGIQKIRSIHASHNTEDMLKPVLHFFVSIHPPPAFGSCPNLELLALEASSSEDQDGNRAVNTGVKCLRPMHEITFSTVDKPKLLSQEAHAFSTVDGYSLDVFVVDGWPFEEVEQLQTALEEEFLKIEFVMQKTSRPRPHPHQRSLSPLSEHEHVEIKCESVRLEIPSDGTDVWEMDPNFLKFEYKVASGSYGDLYKGTYCSQEVAIKILKAERLNAELQKEFAQEVYIMRKVRHKNVVQFLGACTRPPNLCIVTEYMSGGSVYDYLHKQKGTFKLPSLLKVAVDVSRGMNYLHQNNIIHRDLKAANLLMDENEVVKVGDFGVARVKAETGVMTAETGTYRWMAPEVIEHKPYDHKVDVFSFGVVLWELLTGKLPYEHLTPLQAAVGVVQKGLRPNIPTHTHPKLAELLERCWQQDPTLRPDFTEITEILQKISEEVGGDGTDKRRGFFSSLRHGRHQ
- the LOC140818060 gene encoding serine/threonine-protein kinase STY46-like isoform X1 — translated: MVMELNDSCGSKVVESAPRKTGPQQKKLEVYNNVLRRLKEVDHPEAQEPAFDDHIWEHFNRLPARYAMDVNVERAEDVLTHKRLLDLARDPANRPAFEVRLVQLIKVLIVQTFSYKPLQINETAELARIRLLRSRFYQSLMGIQKIRSIHASHNTEDMLKPVLHFFVSIHPPPAFGSCPNLELLALEASSSEDQDGNRAVNTGVKCLRPMHEITFSTVDKPKLLSQLTSLLAEVGLNIQEAHAFSTVDGYSLDVFVVDGWPFEEVEQLQTALEEEFLKIEFVMQKTSRPRPHPHQRSLSPLSEHEHVEIKCESVRLEIPSDGTDVWEMDPNFLKFEYKVASGSYGDLYKGTYCSQEVAIKILKAERLNAELQKEFAQEVYIMRKVRHKNVVQFLGACTRPPNLCIVTEYMSGGSVYDYLHKQKGTFKLPSLLKVAVDVSRGMNYLHQNNIIHRDLKAANLLMDENEVVKVGDFGVARVKAETGVMTAETGTYRWMAPEVIEHKPYDHKVDVFSFGVVLWELLTGKLPYEHLTPLQAAVGVVQKGLRPNIPTHTHPKLAELLERCWQQDPTLRPDFTEITEILQKISEEVGGDGTDKRRGFFSSLRHGRHQ
- the LOC140818060 gene encoding serine/threonine-protein kinase STY46-like isoform X5, translating into MVMELNDSCGSKVVESAPRKTGPQQKKLEVYNNVLRRLKEVDHPEAQEPAFDDHIWEHFNRLPARYAMDVNVERAEDVLTHKRLLDLARDPANRPAFEVRLVQVLPVSDGNSEDSIHSRQPQYGSIHPPPAFGSCPNLELLALEASSSEDQDGNRAVNTGVKCLRPMHEITFSTVDKPKLLSQLTSLLAEVGLNIQEAHAFSTVDGYSLDVFVVDGWPFEEVEQLQTALEEEFLKIEFVMQKTSRPRPHPHQRSLSPLSEHEHVEIKCESVRLEIPSDGTDVWEMDPNFLKFEYKVASGSYGDLYKGTYCSQEVAIKILKAERLNAELQKEFAQEVYIMRKVRHKNVVQFLGACTRPPNLCIVTEYMSGGSVYDYLHKQKGTFKLPSLLKVAVDVSRGMNYLHQNNIIHRDLKAANLLMDENEVVKVGDFGVARVKAETGVMTAETGTYRWMAPEVIEHKPYDHKVDVFSFGVVLWELLTGKLPYEHLTPLQAAVGVVQKGLRPNIPTHTHPKLAELLERCWQQDPTLRPDFTEITEILQKISEEVGGDGTDKRRGFFSSLRHGRHQ